A genomic window from Accipiter gentilis chromosome 1, bAccGen1.1, whole genome shotgun sequence includes:
- the ACVR1 gene encoding activin receptor type-1 isoform X2, protein MVDGVMILPVLIMMVFPSPSWQDDELKLNMVHYECVCEGMSCGNGDRCQGQQCFASLSINDGAKVYQKGCFQVYEQGKMTCKTPPSPDQAVECCQGYLCNMNITAQLPSSKGQTFQGEAAGYSMETLVIVILAPVIVLIVFSAVAVLIIRRIQKNHMERLNSRDAEYGTIEGLIASNVGDSTLADLLDHSCTSGSGSGLPFLVQRTVARQITLVECVGKGRYGEVWRGQWQGENVAVKIFSSRDEKSWFRETELYNTVLLRHENILGFIASDMTSRNSSTQLWLITHYHEMGSLYDYLQLTTLDTVSCLRIVLSIASGLAHLHIEIFGTQGKPAISHRDLKSKNILVKKNGQCCIADLGLAVMHSQSTNQLDVGNNPRVGTKRYMAPEVLDETIQADCFDSYKRVDIWAFGLVLWEVARRMVSNGIVEDYKPPFYDLVPNDPSFEDMRKVVCVDQQRPNIPNRWFSDPTLTSLAKLMKECWYQNPSARLTALRIKKTLTKIDNSLDKLKADC, encoded by the exons ATGGTGGATGGAGTTATGATCCTTCCTGTGCTGATCATGATGGTGTTTCCCTCCCCGAGTTGGCAAG ACGATGAGCTGAAGCTAAATATGGTCCACTACGAATGTGTGTGTGAAGGCATGTCCTGTGGGAATGGAGATCGTTGCCAAGGCCAGCAATGTTTTGCTTCCCTGAGCATTAATGATGGTGCTAAGGTTTACCAGAAAGGCTGCTTCCAAGTCTATGAACAAGGGAAAATGACGTGCAAAACACCTCCATCTCCTGACCAAGCTGTTGAGTGCTGCCAAGGATACTTGTGCAACATGAATATCACAGCACAGTTGCCTTCTTCTAAGG GGCAAACCTTTCAAGGAGAAGCTGCAGGTTACAGCATGGAAACACTAGTCATTGTTATACTGGCTCCTGTGATAGTGTTGATAGTTTTTTCTGCAGTAGCTGTGCTGATCATCCGGAGAATACAGAAAAACCATATGGAGAGGCTCAATTCTAGAGATGCAGAATATGGCACAATTGAGGGACTCATTGCATCAAACGTTGGAGACAGCACGTTGGCA GATTTATTGGACCATTCCTGCACATCTGGAAGTGGTTCTGGACTTCCTTTCTTGGTGCAAAGAACGGTGGCTCGCCAGATCACACTTGTAGAGTGTGTAG GAAAGGGCCGTTATGGAGAAGTTTGGAGGGGTCAGTGGCAAGGAGAAAATGTTGCTGTGAAGATCTTCTCTTCTAGGGATGAAAAATCCTGGTTCAGGGAAACTGAATTGTACAACACTGTATTGCTGCGGCACGAAAATATTTTAG GTTTTATTGCATCTGATATGACTTCCAGAAACTCTAGTACCCAGTTGTGGTTAATTACCCACTACCATGAAATGGGGTCTCTGTATGACTATCTacagctcactaccctggacacTGTCAGCTGCCTACGCATAGTACTGTCCATAGCTAGTGGTCTTGCACATTTGCACATAGAGATATTTGGAACCCAGGGGAAGCCTGCCATTTCTCATCGGGACTTGAAGAGCAAAAATATCCTCGTTAAGAAAAATGGACAGTGCTGCATAGCGGATTTAG GCCTTGCAGTTATGCACTCCCAAAGCACGAATCAATTGGATGTGGGGAACAATCCCCGTGTGGGTACCAAACGCTACATGGCTCCAGAAGTCTTGGACGAAACTATCCAGGCAGACTGCTTTGACTCATACAAAAGGGTCGATATCTGGGCTTTTGGGCTGGTCCTTTGGGAAGTAGCTAGACGCATGGTTAGCAACG GTATTGTGGAGGACTATAAACCACCATTTTATGACTTGGTTCCAAACGATCCCAGTTTTGAAGACATGAGAAAAGTGGTCTGTGTAGATCAGCAAAGGCCGAACATTCCCAACAGATGGTTCTCAGACCCT aCATTAACATCTCTTGCCAAGTTGATGAAAGAATGCtggtatcaaaatccatcagcgAGACTAACAGCCCTGCGAATCAAAAAGACTTTGACCAAAATTGATAATTCCTTAGATAAACTGAAAGCTGACTGTTGA
- the ACVR1 gene encoding activin receptor type-1 isoform X1 has translation MRSSTMVDGVMILPVLIMMVFPSPSWQDDELKLNMVHYECVCEGMSCGNGDRCQGQQCFASLSINDGAKVYQKGCFQVYEQGKMTCKTPPSPDQAVECCQGYLCNMNITAQLPSSKGQTFQGEAAGYSMETLVIVILAPVIVLIVFSAVAVLIIRRIQKNHMERLNSRDAEYGTIEGLIASNVGDSTLADLLDHSCTSGSGSGLPFLVQRTVARQITLVECVGKGRYGEVWRGQWQGENVAVKIFSSRDEKSWFRETELYNTVLLRHENILGFIASDMTSRNSSTQLWLITHYHEMGSLYDYLQLTTLDTVSCLRIVLSIASGLAHLHIEIFGTQGKPAISHRDLKSKNILVKKNGQCCIADLGLAVMHSQSTNQLDVGNNPRVGTKRYMAPEVLDETIQADCFDSYKRVDIWAFGLVLWEVARRMVSNGIVEDYKPPFYDLVPNDPSFEDMRKVVCVDQQRPNIPNRWFSDPTLTSLAKLMKECWYQNPSARLTALRIKKTLTKIDNSLDKLKADC, from the exons CTCTACAATGGTGGATGGAGTTATGATCCTTCCTGTGCTGATCATGATGGTGTTTCCCTCCCCGAGTTGGCAAG ACGATGAGCTGAAGCTAAATATGGTCCACTACGAATGTGTGTGTGAAGGCATGTCCTGTGGGAATGGAGATCGTTGCCAAGGCCAGCAATGTTTTGCTTCCCTGAGCATTAATGATGGTGCTAAGGTTTACCAGAAAGGCTGCTTCCAAGTCTATGAACAAGGGAAAATGACGTGCAAAACACCTCCATCTCCTGACCAAGCTGTTGAGTGCTGCCAAGGATACTTGTGCAACATGAATATCACAGCACAGTTGCCTTCTTCTAAGG GGCAAACCTTTCAAGGAGAAGCTGCAGGTTACAGCATGGAAACACTAGTCATTGTTATACTGGCTCCTGTGATAGTGTTGATAGTTTTTTCTGCAGTAGCTGTGCTGATCATCCGGAGAATACAGAAAAACCATATGGAGAGGCTCAATTCTAGAGATGCAGAATATGGCACAATTGAGGGACTCATTGCATCAAACGTTGGAGACAGCACGTTGGCA GATTTATTGGACCATTCCTGCACATCTGGAAGTGGTTCTGGACTTCCTTTCTTGGTGCAAAGAACGGTGGCTCGCCAGATCACACTTGTAGAGTGTGTAG GAAAGGGCCGTTATGGAGAAGTTTGGAGGGGTCAGTGGCAAGGAGAAAATGTTGCTGTGAAGATCTTCTCTTCTAGGGATGAAAAATCCTGGTTCAGGGAAACTGAATTGTACAACACTGTATTGCTGCGGCACGAAAATATTTTAG GTTTTATTGCATCTGATATGACTTCCAGAAACTCTAGTACCCAGTTGTGGTTAATTACCCACTACCATGAAATGGGGTCTCTGTATGACTATCTacagctcactaccctggacacTGTCAGCTGCCTACGCATAGTACTGTCCATAGCTAGTGGTCTTGCACATTTGCACATAGAGATATTTGGAACCCAGGGGAAGCCTGCCATTTCTCATCGGGACTTGAAGAGCAAAAATATCCTCGTTAAGAAAAATGGACAGTGCTGCATAGCGGATTTAG GCCTTGCAGTTATGCACTCCCAAAGCACGAATCAATTGGATGTGGGGAACAATCCCCGTGTGGGTACCAAACGCTACATGGCTCCAGAAGTCTTGGACGAAACTATCCAGGCAGACTGCTTTGACTCATACAAAAGGGTCGATATCTGGGCTTTTGGGCTGGTCCTTTGGGAAGTAGCTAGACGCATGGTTAGCAACG GTATTGTGGAGGACTATAAACCACCATTTTATGACTTGGTTCCAAACGATCCCAGTTTTGAAGACATGAGAAAAGTGGTCTGTGTAGATCAGCAAAGGCCGAACATTCCCAACAGATGGTTCTCAGACCCT aCATTAACATCTCTTGCCAAGTTGATGAAAGAATGCtggtatcaaaatccatcagcgAGACTAACAGCCCTGCGAATCAAAAAGACTTTGACCAAAATTGATAATTCCTTAGATAAACTGAAAGCTGACTGTTGA